In Novosphingobium kaempferiae, the DNA window GAGTGCCGGGTTCCGCGCCCTGCCCCGGTCGCAGCCCCGGATCCTCGCTCCTGCGCCCTGTGGCACGGTCGAGGAAGTCGGGACCGACCGCAGGCGGCGGCGCGCCCTGCGGACCGTAGTCGGGCGGCATCTGTCCACCCTGGCCCTGCCCCGGATACTGGCCCTGCCCGTCTTGACCCTCGCCATAAGGCTGCTGGTCCGGCGCACCGTCGGGGCGGACGAGGTTGCCGTTCTCGTCGGTGTAGTAATAGTCCTCGGGATTGCCCTGCATCTGCTCGTCGTCGGGTTCGAGCTGCCATTCGGGCAGCTTGAGTTCGGTGTCGAACTGCTCGACCGGACGCTTGGCGACGGCGACCTTCATGTAGTCCGCGAAGGCCCGCGCCGGGGCATGGCCGCCAGAGAGTCCGCCGACCCGCTTGGCATCGTCGCGGCCCATCCACACGCCGGTGGTCACGCCGCTGGAGAAGCCGAGGAACCAGCCGTCCTTGTTCGAGCTGGTGGTGCCGGTCTTGCCCGCGACAGGCCGCCCGATCTGCGCGGCGCGGCCGGTGCCGATGGCGACGGCGGTCTGCAGCAGGTCGGTGATCCCGGCGGCGACGTAATGCGGCACCAGCACCTGCCCGCGCACCGACTTGTGCTCGTAGAGCAGTTCGCCCGAGGTCGTCGTAACCTTGACGATGCCGTAGGGCTCCACCGAAGTGCCGCCCGACGACACCGCCGCGAAGGCGCGCGTCATGTCGATCACGCGCACTTCCGAGGTTCCGAGCACCATGGCGGGCTTGGTGTTGATCTCGGTGGTGATGCCGAAGCGCTTGGCCATGCTGGCGACGGTGCCGAAGCCGACCTCGTTGCCCAGCTGCGCGGCGATGGTGTTCTTGGAATAGGCGAAGGCGGTGCGCACGTCGATCTGGCCGGCGAAGTTGCGGCCGTCGTTCTGCGGGCTCCAGCCCTGGATCGTCACCGGCTCATCCACCACGGCGTCGTCAGGCGTGTAACCCGCCTCCAGCGCCGAGAGGTAGACGAACAGCTTCCATGCCGAACCGGGCTGGCGCAGCGCGCTCGTCGCGCGGTTGTAGTTCGAGTTCACGTAGTCGGTGCCGCCGACCATCGCCAGCACCGCGCCGTCGCGGTCGAGGCTGACGAGCGCACCCTGCGCGCCTGCGGGCACGTTGGCGTCGATCGCCTTGGTCGCCGCGTCCTGCGCCTGCAGGTCGAGCGTGGTCCAGACCTCGATCGGCTCGTTGTTCTCGGGCAGCAGCATGTCGAGCTGCGGCAGCGCCCAGTCGGTGAAGTAGCGGACCGAGTTCTGGCCCTTTTCCTTCGCCACCTTCACGTCCGAGAAGTCGACGCTGTCGGCCTCGGACTGCGAGATCACGCCCTCGCGCGCCATCAGGCCGAGCACGACCTTGCCGCGACCCTTCGCGGCCTCGACGTCGGCGGTGGGCGAATAGTTCGACGGGGCCTTCACCAGACCGGCGATGATCGCGGCCTCGGCGGTCGACAGCTCGGTAGCGGGGTGGCCGAAGAACTTGCGGCTCGCCGCGTCGATCCCGTAGGCGCCGCCGCCGAAGTAGACCTTGTTCAGATAGAGTTCGAGGATCTGGTCCTTCGAGAACTTGCGCTCCAGCGCCAGCGCCAGCACCATCTCGCGCGCCTTGCGGGTCCACGACCGCGCATTGCTGAGGAAGATGTTGCGCGCCAGCTGCTGCGTCAGCGT includes these proteins:
- a CDS encoding transglycosylase domain-containing protein, which gives rise to MAKNSGRSRGPSGASTRSQARPLWRRIVRGVLIWGGALALLGAIFLGTAVFFTMRELPDYGSLKSSQNGQMIVVRARDGRELVSLGPSYGKWMSYGEIPPIMRDAIVSVEDRRFRSHPGVDVVGLARAVYVSFTTDSRAKATSTLTQQLARNIFLSNARSWTRKAREMVLALALERKFSKDQILELYLNKVYFGGGAYGIDAASRKFFGHPATELSTAEAAIIAGLVKAPSNYSPTADVEAAKGRGKVVLGLMAREGVISQSEADSVDFSDVKVAKEKGQNSVRYFTDWALPQLDMLLPENNEPIEVWTTLDLQAQDAATKAIDANVPAGAQGALVSLDRDGAVLAMVGGTDYVNSNYNRATSALRQPGSAWKLFVYLSALEAGYTPDDAVVDEPVTIQGWSPQNDGRNFAGQIDVRTAFAYSKNTIAAQLGNEVGFGTVASMAKRFGITTEINTKPAMVLGTSEVRVIDMTRAFAAVSSGGTSVEPYGIVKVTTTSGELLYEHKSVRGQVLVPHYVAAGITDLLQTAVAIGTGRAAQIGRPVAGKTGTTSSNKDGWFLGFSSGVTTGVWMGRDDAKRVGGLSGGHAPARAFADYMKVAVAKRPVEQFDTELKLPEWQLEPDDEQMQGNPEDYYYTDENGNLVRPDGAPDQQPYGEGQDGQGQYPGQGQGGQMPPDYGPQGAPPPAVGPDFLDRATGRRSEDPGLRPGQGAEPGTRATPAPRMTPMPRVTPTPRPTPTRAPGTQF